From the Sebastes fasciatus isolate fSebFas1 chromosome 3, fSebFas1.pri, whole genome shotgun sequence genome, one window contains:
- the LOC141764113 gene encoding inositol 1,4,5-trisphosphate receptor-interacting protein, whose protein sequence is MQDTLLRVFVVALGLLMSPRDNPSVEEWDEVTTVGMQKHEERLQRGGEKVDHEMAPVAEEMTHTDNRGLLDDVKNIQSDQRVTGKDEKSVLEDVTKQDSEGGGADHNSPEGGHFIADPSWPQNSKSEPETPLKAPQIDHEQHGNLQLDMKSKHIQTDGSFTDPSRPQEQQEKSGEKEVFNSKEQESPPSHLHPATSENETSEAISDWEGDCLWYIWNTLSIISMIRLLRKYLGKKSEMKPEETGAFTVTCTAAEVRLPDSDTLQRFHSKCVQVSSDKKCKEFLEGFAQDLLEAMRAVCGRNGGMVIEDFQKVDECDIVVPFIPPDPYGFQCLLWNNQASDLLPDMQVCGQIKLVENKEIPNGCHCQSPNSDDMVCLLHCETEKMKMADACDSLLCVKNSPLLSKSQVNRWFQSTIKQAWEQISHKYEFELNIRYIGAPGALTVRFRSGKTISFSMNPVVKLNADAHFFITRCSPNNLDAFWTLSLTNYEDRFLEHISKLLPVDSCHSQTLEIARFLHKRQTALSGSSALKDSHFKTALMHLLLTKDPSQWRPGYVAFRLRDLLSFMEKSLEKKLLHHVLIGNPLSQRVIELPAEFTAAKKVNLFHPLVVHNCIYRNAVLHFQEMLRNAHMLIHDYVD, encoded by the coding sequence ATGCAAGATACTCTGCTGCGAGTGTTTGTGGTGGCTCTGGGTCTCCTAATGTCACCGAGGGACAACCCCAGCGTTGAGGAATGGGATGAGGTCACCACAGTGGGCATGCAAAAGCATGAAGAgaggctgcagagaggaggagagaaagtggACCACGAAATGGCACCCGTCGCCGAGGAAATGACACACACTGACAATAGAGGGCTTCTGGATGACGTAAAAAACATTCAGTCTGATCAACGTGTTACTGGAAAAGATGAAAAGTCAGTCTTAGAAGATGTCACCAAGCAAGATTCAGAGGGAGGCGGTGCTGATCATAACTCACCAGAAGGGGGACATTTTATAGCAGATCCAAGTTGGCCTCAAAACTCCAAAAGTGAACCCGAGACTCCTCTGAAGGCACCACAAATTGATCATGAGCAACATGGGAATTTACAGCTGGATATGAAGAGTAAACACATCCAGACTGACGGCTCATTTACAGACCCAAGCAGACCACAAGAGCAACAAGAAAAGTCAGGGGAGAAGGAAGTGTTCAACTCCAAAGAGCAAGAATCCCCTCCGTCACACCTTCACCCCGCGACATCAGAAAATGAAACTTCAGAGGCCATCTCTGACTGGGAGGGCGACTGTCTCTGGTACATATGGAACACGCTCTCCATCATTTCTATGATCCGCCTCCTTAGGAAATACCTTGGGAAAAAATCCGAAATGAAACCAGAAGAAACCGGAGCCTTCACAGTGACCTGCACCGCTGCTGAAGTGCGGCTACCGGACAGCGACACTCTGCAGCGATTTCACTCTAAATGTGTTCAAGTCTCATCTGATAAGAAGTGTAAAGAGTTTTTGGAGGGTTTTGCACAGGATCTATTGGAGGCCATGAGGGCCGTCTGCGGTAGAAATGGCGGAATGGTGATCGAGGACTTTCAGAAAGTGGATGAGTGTGATATCGTCGTCCCCTTTATCCCGCCTGATCCCTATGGTTTCCAGTGTCTGCTCTGGAACAACCAAGCAAGTGACCTGCTGCCAGATATGCAAGTCTGCGGTCAAATCAAACTAgtggaaaataaagaaatccCAAATGGCTGCCACTGTCAGTCTCCCAATTCAGATGATATGGTGTGCTTGCTGCATTGCGAGACTGAGAAGATGAAAATGGCCGATGCTTGTGACAGCCTTCTTTGCGTGAAGAACTCCCCCTTGCTGTCCAAATCACAGGTCAACAGATGGTTTCAGAGCACCATCAAACAAGCGTGGGAACAGATTTCTCACAAGTACGAGTTTGAGCTGAACATTCGCTACATCGGTGCTCCAGGTGCTCTGACAGTTCGATTCAGATCGGGGAAGACGATTAGCTTCAGTATGAATCCTGTGGTTAAACTCAACGCTGACGCCCATTTCTTCATTACTCGTTGCTCCCCAAACAACTTGGATGCATTCTGGACGCTCTCCCTGACCAACTATGAGGATCGTTTCCTAGAACACATCTCTAAACTCCTGCCTGTAGACTCATGCCACAGTCAAACTCTTGAAATTGCACGTTTCCTTCACAAGAGACAGACAGCACTGTCAGGAAGTAGTGCCCTCAAGGATTCTCATTTCAAAACTGCACTAATGCATCTGCTTTTGACCAAAGACCCGTCGCAGTGGAGACCCGGCTATGTGGCTTTTAGACTACGAGACTTATTGTCCTTCATGGAGAAAAGCCTCGAGAAAAAGCTGCTGCACCATGTTCTCATTGGGAACCCTTTAAGTCAGAGGGTTATTGAACTTCCTGCTGAATTTACTGCAGCAAAGAAAGTGAATCTCTTCCATCCCCTTGTGGTACACAACTGCATCTACAGAAATGCTGTACTGCATTTCCAGGAAATGCTTAGAAATGCACATATGCTGATACATGATTATGTTGATTAG